In a genomic window of Spiroplasma melliferum:
- a CDS encoding formamidopyrimidine-DNA glycosylase, whose protein sequence is MPELPEVETVRCILTKHVVGKTITDCQIFWNKIIKYPLDSKEFIKEIVKQKINRIDRMGKHLLFILDDYVLISHLRMEGKYYFTSKDEPGEWQHIMVLFELDHQFQLRYHDTRKFGTMHLYSKNDYLQQAPLNKLGYEPFDEKITVSYLKNAWQNKSQPIKTTLLEQNVIVGIGNIYANEILFASKIHPGERTKNLVDQDYQNIIENTKLVLQKAIDEGGTTIATYHPEPGMDGKFLQQLKVHGRNKMECLNCHQLIDKIFINGRGTYFCNYCQKLK, encoded by the coding sequence ATGCCAGAATTACCAGAAGTTGAAACGGTTCGTTGTATTTTAACAAAACATGTTGTTGGAAAAACAATTACTGATTGTCAAATTTTTTGAAATAAAATAATAAAATATCCTCTTGATTCAAAGGAATTTATAAAAGAGATTGTTAAACAAAAAATTAATCGAATTGATCGAATGGGAAAACATTTATTATTTATATTGGATGATTATGTTTTAATTAGTCATTTACGAATGGAAGGCAAATATTATTTTACATCAAAAGATGAACCTGGCGAATGACAACATATTATGGTTTTATTTGAACTTGATCATCAATTTCAATTGCGATATCATGATACAAGGAAATTTGGAACAATGCATTTATATAGTAAAAATGATTATTTACAACAAGCACCATTGAATAAGTTAGGATATGAACCATTTGATGAAAAGATTACAGTTTCATATTTGAAGAATGCTTGACAAAATAAATCGCAGCCAATTAAAACAACATTATTGGAACAAAATGTTATTGTTGGAATTGGGAATATTTATGCCAATGAAATTTTATTTGCCTCTAAAATTCATCCTGGTGAAAGAACAAAAAATTTAGTTGATCAAGATTATCAAAATATTATTGAGAATACAAAACTAGTTTTGCAAAAAGCTATTGATGAAGGAGGGACAACAATTGCAACTTACCATCCTGAACCAGGGATGGATGGTAAATTTTTACAACAATTAAAAGTACATGGGCGAAATAAAATGGAATGCCTTAATTGCCATCAATTAATTGATAAAATTTTTATTAATGGACGTGGAACTTATTTTTGTAATTATTGCCAAAAATTAAAATAA
- a CDS encoding DNA polymerase I produces MKKVLLIDGNSLLFRAFYATAYNGEMLKSLDGTPTNAVYAFANMLNKILKANNYYSVVVAFDKGKKNFRHDLLVDYKDGRSKTPNELIVQFPIVKEFLDSYQIPYLEQEGYEADDLLGCLAMLAEKEDFYVDIFSSDKDLYQLITNKTNILVPRQGDSADVIDEAALIAKWGIKPLQVPDLKGLMGDPSDNLKGVPKVGEKTAIKLIKEYHSIENLYDNIEHIKGALQQNLLNHKESALLCKKIATIFCDINLEHFTFTPFSPNQETLMQFYLKYNMNSFVTKLFNNQDNDIQNSNIKVKIIEEWRSEFNENNTTVYLELLDENYHTSEIIGFGIVNSKGVFYFDYIHAKHDKLWHQFLNDNKYQKLTYHAKSLIVALARDNIFVQNIEYDMMLAGYVYNSNAKNSLDTYINLFEKKQILTDELFYGKGVKKQIPADVIKLGHFIGEKAAYIHKLRPKIIELLKTNQQYDLYHNIELPTAFALARMEINGVKVDQYELTTQTLRIEKIVQELNNEINDIAQKEINPNSPKQISELLFQDFSLPDRKKGSTAQETLEEIKNNHVIIPKILDYRKYQKLYSTYLKGMEKYIFADGKVHTIYKQTLTNTGRLSSVEPNMQNISIRDDIQKEVRKIFVVSSPDNILLSCDYSQIELRILAHMSKDQDLIAAFNNNEDIHTNTAMKIFNLSKDEITPNIRRSAKAVNFGIIYGISDFGLATDLNISVAKAKAIINNYYQQFPTIKAFIDKQVEFCKQNGYVTTIFNRKRYVPEINDRNYMQREFGKRIAMNMPIQGSAADIIKIALKNIDQEFLKLNLKAKIIAQIHDELIFEIPQVELIQVQKIVKTLMEDSTKLDVKLIVDMKTGLSWYDLK; encoded by the coding sequence ATGAAAAAAGTATTGTTAATTGATGGAAATTCTTTGCTTTTTAGAGCATTTTATGCCACAGCTTATAATGGCGAGATGTTAAAAAGTTTGGATGGAACACCAACAAATGCTGTTTATGCATTTGCCAATATGTTAAATAAAATATTAAAAGCAAATAACTACTATAGTGTTGTTGTTGCTTTTGATAAAGGAAAAAAGAATTTTCGTCATGATTTATTAGTTGACTACAAAGATGGTCGGAGCAAAACACCAAATGAATTAATTGTACAATTTCCAATTGTAAAGGAATTTTTAGATAGTTATCAAATTCCATATTTAGAGCAAGAAGGATATGAGGCTGATGATCTATTAGGATGTTTAGCAATGTTGGCTGAAAAAGAAGATTTTTATGTTGATATTTTTTCCAGTGATAAGGATTTATACCAACTAATTACTAATAAAACAAATATTTTAGTGCCACGTCAAGGCGATAGTGCTGATGTTATTGATGAAGCTGCTTTAATAGCAAAATGGGGAATTAAACCATTACAAGTTCCTGATTTAAAAGGGCTAATGGGTGACCCTTCCGATAATTTAAAGGGTGTTCCAAAAGTTGGCGAAAAAACAGCAATAAAATTAATTAAGGAATATCATTCAATTGAAAATTTATATGATAATATTGAACATATTAAGGGTGCTTTACAACAAAATTTATTGAATCATAAAGAAAGTGCATTATTGTGCAAAAAAATAGCTACTATTTTTTGTGATATTAATTTAGAGCATTTTACTTTCACTCCATTTTCACCAAATCAGGAAACATTAATGCAATTTTATTTAAAATATAATATGAATTCATTTGTAACAAAACTATTTAATAATCAAGATAATGATATCCAAAACTCAAATATAAAAGTAAAAATTATTGAAGAATGACGTTCTGAATTTAATGAAAACAATACTACTGTGTATTTAGAACTATTAGATGAAAATTATCATACTTCGGAAATTATTGGATTTGGAATTGTTAATTCCAAAGGCGTTTTTTATTTTGATTATATTCATGCAAAGCATGATAAACTATGACATCAATTTTTAAATGATAATAAATATCAAAAGTTAACTTATCATGCAAAAAGTTTAATTGTTGCTCTAGCTCGTGATAATATTTTTGTTCAAAATATTGAGTATGATATGATGTTGGCTGGTTATGTTTATAATTCAAATGCAAAAAATAGTTTAGATACTTATATTAATTTATTTGAGAAAAAACAAATTTTAACTGATGAATTATTTTATGGAAAAGGGGTTAAAAAACAAATTCCTGCTGATGTAATTAAATTAGGTCACTTTATTGGCGAAAAAGCAGCATATATTCATAAATTAAGACCAAAAATTATTGAGTTATTAAAAACTAATCAACAATATGATTTGTATCATAATATTGAGTTACCAACTGCTTTTGCATTAGCACGAATGGAAATTAATGGTGTTAAAGTTGACCAATATGAATTAACAACACAAACCTTACGAATTGAAAAAATTGTTCAAGAATTAAATAATGAAATTAATGATATTGCACAAAAAGAAATTAATCCTAATTCTCCAAAACAAATTTCAGAATTATTATTTCAAGATTTTTCCTTACCTGATCGGAAAAAAGGATCAACAGCACAAGAAACTTTAGAAGAAATAAAAAATAACCATGTAATTATTCCAAAGATCTTAGATTATCGAAAATATCAAAAATTATATTCAACTTATTTAAAAGGGATGGAAAAATATATTTTTGCTGATGGGAAAGTTCATACAATTTATAAACAAACCTTAACAAATACTGGCAGACTTTCATCTGTGGAACCTAATATGCAAAATATTAGTATTCGTGATGATATCCAAAAAGAGGTACGAAAAATTTTTGTTGTTTCATCACCAGATAATATTTTATTATCTTGTGATTATTCACAAATTGAATTACGAATTTTGGCACATATGTCAAAAGACCAAGATTTAATTGCTGCTTTTAATAATAATGAAGATATTCATACTAATACTGCAATGAAAATTTTTAATTTATCAAAAGATGAAATTACTCCAAATATTCGTCGTAGTGCAAAAGCTGTTAATTTTGGTATTATTTATGGAATTAGTGACTTTGGTTTAGCAACTGATTTAAATATTTCTGTTGCAAAAGCAAAAGCAATAATCAATAATTATTATCAGCAATTTCCAACAATTAAGGCTTTTATTGATAAACAAGTTGAGTTTTGTAAACAAAATGGCTATGTTACAACAATTTTTAATCGAAAACGTTATGTTCCAGAAATTAATGATCGGAATTATATGCAACGTGAATTTGGAAAGCGAATTGCAATGAATATGCCAATTCAAGGTAGTGCGGCAGATATTATTAAAATTGCTTTAAAAAATATTGACCAAGAGTTTTTAAAATTAAATTTAAAAGCAAAAATTATTGCACAAATTCATGATGAATTAATTTTTGAAATTCCGCAAGTTGAATTAATTCAAGTGCAAAAAATTGTTAAAACATTAATGGAAGATTCTACTAAATTAGATGTAAAGTTAATAGTTGATATGAAAACTGGTTTAAGCTGATATGATTTAAAATAA
- a CDS encoding 4-diphosphocytidyl-2-C-methyl-D-erythritol kinase has translation MKIRSYGKFNLTLEVFHKHKFKKMHRIKSIIFPYKEEYDFVELLPYQGQQTIFTCNKKELDSNNNTILEAYHKFIVMFPKFKSIPVHINLIKNTTIGSGLGYSASNAVAMIKLICQFFNINYYSWKIKKLIQNLSSDALFFYLEKPAIVSGYGHKIKYLTTHQINNYQISNLKIIDSKISSITKDVYQEFDHNYQYYKTKKIINNLYFNMLQQPAFKINPKLKQFYLTLKKEYSNVMLSGSGGAFLVW, from the coding sequence ATGAAAATTAGATCATATGGTAAGTTTAATTTAACCTTAGAAGTTTTTCATAAACATAAATTTAAAAAAATGCACCGTATTAAAAGTATTATTTTTCCTTATAAGGAAGAATATGATTTTGTTGAGTTATTGCCTTATCAAGGTCAACAAACAATTTTTACTTGCAATAAAAAAGAACTAGATTCAAATAATAATACTATTTTGGAAGCTTATCATAAATTTATTGTTATGTTCCCGAAGTTTAAATCAATTCCAGTTCATATTAATTTAATTAAAAATACAACTATTGGTTCAGGTCTTGGTTATTCTGCTAGTAATGCTGTTGCAATGATTAAACTTATTTGTCAATTTTTTAATATTAATTATTATTCTTGAAAAATTAAAAAGTTAATTCAAAATCTTAGTTCTGATGCCTTATTTTTTTATTTAGAAAAGCCAGCAATAGTCTCAGGTTATGGCCATAAAATTAAGTATTTAACAACCCATCAAATTAATAACTATCAAATTTCAAATCTTAAAATTATTGATTCAAAAATTTCATCAATTACAAAAGATGTTTATCAAGAATTTGACCATAATTATCAATACTATAAAACAAAAAAAATAATTAATAATCTTTATTTTAATATGTTACAACAGCCCGCTTTCAAAATTAATCCAAAATTAAAGCAATTTTATCTTACATTAAAGAAAGAGTATTCAAATGTAATGCTTTCTGGTAGTGGTGGTGCTTTTTTGGTTTGATAA
- a CDS encoding putative dimethyladenosine transferase has protein sequence MKKQNQEMRTEGIVAKKSKGQNFLTNTHFINLIVDSAFDLPNTNILEIGPGMGALTSSILLKANKLVCVEIDSTLVEYLTLKFKDQNLTIIQADILTLDLEKLFLTEFLDNNPISIISNIPYYITSPIIFKLLKIKNPKVKEIILMMQKEVGERIMAQPNSKNYNSLSVVCQFYSDIEKVSLVGRNNFVPVPKVDSIVLKFKLNKKYPALINDKEFIKFIRMMFATKRKTILNNLAIIVNNKTLAEDILLKLNYALNLRSENLSLNDFYLLYNEIKQIKGEL, from the coding sequence ATGAAGAAACAAAACCAAGAAATGCGCACCGAAGGGATAGTTGCTAAAAAAAGCAAAGGACAAAACTTTTTAACAAATACTCATTTTATTAATTTAATTGTTGATAGCGCATTTGATTTACCAAACACAAATATTTTAGAAATTGGTCCAGGAATGGGGGCTTTGACAAGTTCTATTTTATTAAAAGCAAATAAACTTGTTTGTGTTGAAATTGATTCAACTTTAGTGGAATACTTAACATTAAAATTTAAAGATCAGAATTTAACTATTATTCAAGCAGATATTTTAACCCTTGATTTAGAAAAATTATTTTTAACAGAATTTTTAGATAATAATCCAATTAGTATTATTTCCAATATTCCTTATTATATTACTTCACCGATTATCTTTAAATTATTAAAAATAAAGAACCCAAAAGTAAAAGAAATTATTTTAATGATGCAAAAAGAGGTTGGTGAACGAATTATGGCGCAGCCAAATTCAAAAAATTATAATAGTCTTTCTGTTGTTTGTCAATTTTATAGTGATATTGAAAAAGTTTCTTTAGTTGGCCGTAATAATTTTGTTCCAGTACCAAAAGTTGATAGTATTGTTTTAAAATTTAAATTAAATAAAAAATATCCTGCGCTAATAAATGATAAAGAATTTATTAAGTTTATTCGAATGATGTTTGCAACAAAGCGAAAAACAATTTTAAATAACTTAGCAATTATTGTTAATAATAAAACTTTAGCAGAAGATATCTTATTAAAATTAAATTATGCATTAAATTTACGTTCAGAAAATTTAAGTTTAAATGATTTTTATCTTTTATATAATGAAATTAAACAAATTAAGGGAGAACTATAA
- a CDS encoding primase-like protein, giving the protein MGVFIIVEGKTDSTKLKSIFPDIKTIETSGSGITKEKLALIKKISLNNKIIIFTDPDYPGQKLRQIISDYLENNCLHAFISKNDAIKGKKVGVAEASEIAIKNSINNLISFSNQPVDNLLWSDYINLVDSKLKREKIIKYYNLMPTNNKTTFKWLNYMNVKKQDLIDILKEK; this is encoded by the coding sequence ATGGGAGTATTTATTATTGTTGAAGGTAAGACCGATTCAACAAAGTTAAAAAGTATTTTTCCTGACATTAAAACAATTGAAACCAGTGGTAGTGGAATTACAAAAGAAAAGTTAGCATTGATTAAAAAAATTAGTTTAAACAATAAAATAATTATTTTTACTGATCCTGATTATCCTGGGCAAAAATTACGCCAAATTATTAGTGATTATTTGGAAAATAACTGCCTTCATGCTTTTATAAGTAAGAATGATGCAATTAAGGGTAAAAAAGTTGGCGTCGCTGAAGCATCTGAAATTGCGATTAAAAACAGTATTAATAATTTAATTAGTTTTTCAAACCAGCCAGTTGATAATTTATTATGAAGTGATTATATTAATTTAGTTGATTCAAAATTAAAGCGTGAAAAAATTATTAAGTATTATAACTTAATGCCAACTAATAATAAAACAACATTTAAATGACTAAATTATATGAATGTTAAAAAGCAAGATTTAATTGATATTTTAAAGGAGAAATAA
- a CDS encoding cell shape determining protein MreB2, translating to MANYKFGKDYSFLALDLGTANTVAYVSGQGIVYNEPSMMAYDTLSNSLIALGNEAYKMVGKTHDHIRMVTPLVDGVISDMEAAQDLLKHIFSRLKLSGIWKNSLVILACPSGVTELERGALKAIAKDMGASHVLVEEEVKLAALGAGINIGLAQGNLVIDIGGGTTDIAIISAGDIVISKSVKVAGKQLDQEIQKYIRAEYNVLVGIRTAEQIKKEIGALVKIINEKPVRAFGRDIITGLPREVLIKPEEIKNVLLAPFSRITDLLVEVLEQTPPELAGDVIRNGITICGGGALIRGIVKYFESIFQLKVKAANDPLMCVIDGAKTYEKNLGAVIERIQLLDANEYKIS from the coding sequence ATGGCTAATTATAAATTTGGAAAAGACTACTCGTTTTTAGCATTAGACTTAGGTACAGCTAATACGGTAGCCTATGTATCAGGTCAGGGAATTGTTTACAATGAACCTTCAATGATGGCATATGACACTTTAAGCAACTCATTAATTGCCTTAGGAAATGAAGCATACAAAATGGTTGGAAAAACGCATGATCATATCAGAATGGTAACACCTCTTGTTGATGGAGTTATCTCAGATATGGAAGCAGCCCAAGATTTACTAAAGCACATTTTTAGTAGATTAAAATTATCAGGAATTTGAAAAAATTCACTAGTAATATTAGCATGCCCAAGCGGAGTTACCGAATTAGAACGTGGTGCTTTAAAAGCTATTGCAAAAGATATGGGAGCAAGTCACGTTTTAGTAGAAGAAGAAGTTAAACTAGCAGCATTAGGAGCTGGCATTAACATTGGTCTAGCTCAAGGAAATTTAGTAATTGATATTGGTGGAGGAACAACAGATATTGCAATTATTTCAGCTGGTGATATCGTAATTTCAAAATCAGTTAAAGTTGCTGGAAAACAGTTAGATCAAGAAATTCAAAAATATATTCGTGCTGAATACAATGTGCTAGTTGGAATTAGAACTGCTGAACAAATTAAAAAAGAAATTGGTGCATTAGTTAAAATAATTAATGAAAAACCAGTTCGTGCCTTTGGCCGTGATATTATTACAGGATTACCACGAGAAGTATTAATTAAACCTGAAGAAATTAAAAACGTTTTATTAGCCCCTTTTTCAAGAATTACAGACTTATTGGTAGAAGTGTTAGAACAAACACCACCAGAATTAGCTGGTGATGTTATTAGAAATGGAATTACCATCTGTGGTGGAGGCGCTTTAATTCGTGGAATTGTAAAATATTTTGAGTCAATTTTCCAATTAAAAGTAAAAGCTGCAAATGATCCATTAATGTGTGTAATTGATGGTGCTAAAACTTACGAAAAAAATTTAGGTGCTGTAATTGAAAGAATTCAGTTACTTGATGCAAATGAATACAAAATTTCATAA
- a CDS encoding cell shape determining protein MreB3: protein MKNSFNISPKAPRKFIAIDLGTTNSIAYVAGRGIIFNEASVMAYEIGTKKLIALGNDAKKLIGKTHDKIEIYSPLRNGAVTNLTIAEEFIQQIGKKAKVADLWKNAIVLIACPKNVTDLEKQAIIKMCKNIGADFVKIEEDSLMAALGAGENIFAPKGTFILDIGGGKSSCAIISAGGIVESKSIKTAGNYIDEEILKYIRAKHTISIGVVTAEQIKKQIGSLYKTKENKKMIIFGRDVVTGMPKEAEILDSEIRKLLISIFSSITQLITEVLEKTPAELAGDAVANGILVTGGCGQIAGIKEFLSDYFQIPVRVAKNAETSVIDGCIAYEKKIRTDLIEENKKNR from the coding sequence TTGAAAAATTCATTTAACATTTCGCCAAAAGCACCCCGGAAATTCATTGCTATCGATTTAGGAACTACTAATTCGATTGCTTATGTTGCTGGGAGAGGCATTATTTTTAATGAAGCATCAGTAATGGCATATGAAATCGGAACTAAGAAACTAATAGCATTAGGTAATGATGCTAAAAAGTTAATTGGAAAAACACACGATAAAATTGAAATTTACTCACCATTACGTAATGGAGCAGTTACAAACTTAACTATTGCAGAAGAATTTATTCAACAAATAGGAAAAAAAGCAAAGGTAGCTGATTTATGAAAAAATGCTATTGTTTTAATTGCATGTCCCAAAAATGTTACAGACTTAGAAAAACAAGCAATAATCAAAATGTGTAAAAATATCGGTGCTGACTTTGTAAAAATTGAGGAAGATTCATTAATGGCTGCCTTGGGAGCCGGTGAAAATATTTTTGCACCAAAAGGAACTTTTATTTTAGACATTGGTGGTGGAAAATCAAGTTGTGCTATTATCTCAGCTGGTGGAATTGTTGAAAGTAAATCAATTAAAACTGCTGGAAATTATATTGATGAAGAAATCTTAAAATATATTCGGGCAAAACATACCATTTCAATTGGTGTTGTTACTGCTGAACAAATTAAAAAACAAATTGGTTCATTATACAAAACAAAAGAAAATAAAAAAATGATTATTTTCGGCCGTGATGTTGTAACAGGAATGCCAAAAGAAGCAGAGATTTTAGATTCAGAGATTAGAAAATTATTAATAAGTATTTTTTCATCAATTACACAATTGATAACCGAAGTTTTAGAAAAAACTCCGGCTGAATTAGCTGGTGATGCTGTTGCTAATGGAATTTTAGTTACTGGAGGATGTGGCCAAATTGCAGGAATTAAAGAATTTTTATCAGATTATTTCCAAATTCCCGTTCGTGTAGCTAAAAACGCTGAAACATCTGTTATTGATGGATGTATTGCTTACGAGAAAAAAATTAGAACCGACTTAATTGAAGAAAACAAAAAAAATAGATAA
- a CDS encoding cell shape determining protein MreB produces the protein MALFNSAKKPAFVSMDLGTANTLVYVSGSGIVYNEPSIVAYRIKENRIIAVGAEAYKMIGKGNKSIRIVRPMVDGVITDIRATEAQLRYIFTKLRITKQLKHSIMLLACPSVITELEKAALKKIAMNLGASKVFVEEEVKMAALGGGVDIYKPAGNLVIDMGGGTTDIAVMASGDIVLSKSVKVAGNYLNDEAQKFIRSQYGLEIGSKTAEQIKIEIGSLSKYPDERRMKVYGRDVVSGLPREIEVTPEEIREVLKVPVSRIIDLTVQVLEETPPELAGDIFRNGITICGGGALIKGIDRYFTDTLQLPSKIGEQPLLAVINGTKKFESDIFDILRLESMHVKELNY, from the coding sequence ATGGCTTTATTTAATAGTGCAAAAAAACCGGCTTTCGTTTCTATGGATTTAGGAACTGCTAATACATTAGTATATGTTTCAGGTTCAGGAATCGTTTATAATGAGCCTTCAATTGTTGCTTACAGAATTAAAGAAAACAGAATTATTGCTGTAGGAGCCGAAGCTTACAAAATGATTGGAAAAGGAAATAAGTCAATTCGTATTGTTAGACCAATGGTTGACGGAGTTATTACAGATATTCGTGCAACAGAAGCACAATTAAGATATATCTTTACAAAATTACGTATTACAAAACAATTAAAACATTCAATTATGTTATTGGCTTGTCCATCAGTAATTACTGAATTAGAAAAAGCTGCTTTGAAAAAAATTGCTATGAACTTAGGAGCATCGAAAGTTTTTGTAGAAGAAGAAGTTAAAATGGCTGCATTAGGTGGTGGGGTTGATATTTACAAACCTGCTGGAAACCTAGTCATTGATATGGGGGGAGGAACAACAGATATTGCTGTTATGGCCTCAGGAGATATCGTATTATCAAAATCAGTTAAAGTTGCTGGAAACTACTTAAATGATGAAGCACAAAAATTCATTCGTTCACAATACGGTCTAGAAATTGGATCAAAAACTGCTGAACAAATTAAAATTGAAATTGGGTCATTATCAAAATACCCTGATGAAAGAAGAATGAAAGTTTATGGACGTGATGTTGTTTCAGGGTTACCAAGAGAAATTGAAGTAACACCTGAAGAAATCAGAGAAGTATTAAAAGTACCAGTGTCAAGAATTATTGACCTAACAGTTCAAGTGTTAGAAGAAACACCACCAGAATTAGCTGGTGATATCTTCAGAAATGGAATTACCATCTGTGGGGGAGGAGCTTTAATCAAAGGAATTGATCGTTACTTTACAGATACATTACAATTACCATCAAAAATTGGAGAACAACCATTATTAGCTGTTATTAATGGAACTAAAAAATTCGAATCAGACATCTTTGATATCTTAAGATTAGAATCAATGCATGTAAAAGAATTAAATTACTAG
- a CDS encoding cell shape determining protein MreB, whose amino-acid sequence MRPETRPFISLDLGTANVLAYVSGQGVVYNEPSLMAYNNKTNSLIALGKAAYDMVGKTHGDIRMVTPLVDGVIADMEAAQDLLKHIFSRMKMMNIWKNAIVLLACPSGVTELEREALKNVAKEMGAELVIIEEEAKMAALGAGINIELPQGHLIIDIGGGTTDLAIISSSDIVVSRSIKVAGNHFDDDIRKYIRSEYNIAIGQKTAEDVKKFIGSLVKYHNERSMQIYGRDIVSGLPKEAKISSEEIRNVLLNAFSKITDLVIELLENTPPELAGDIMRNGITVCGGGALIRNIDKYFFDIFQLPTKIASDPLNCVIEGTKIFEKTIKKNIENGLYNFQEKGLLSTLGKKRK is encoded by the coding sequence GTGAGACCAGAAACTAGACCATTTATTTCTCTTGACTTAGGAACTGCTAATGTTTTAGCATATGTTTCAGGACAAGGTGTAGTCTACAATGAACCATCATTAATGGCTTATAACAATAAAACTAATAGTTTAATTGCTTTAGGGAAAGCTGCCTATGATATGGTAGGAAAAACACACGGAGATATTAGAATGGTAACACCATTAGTAGATGGAGTTATCGCAGATATGGAAGCTGCACAAGATTTATTAAAACATATCTTTTCAAGAATGAAAATGATGAACATTTGAAAGAATGCTATTGTATTATTAGCATGTCCAAGTGGAGTTACTGAACTTGAAAGAGAAGCATTAAAAAATGTTGCTAAAGAAATGGGTGCTGAATTAGTTATCATTGAAGAAGAGGCTAAAATGGCCGCTTTAGGAGCAGGAATTAATATTGAATTACCTCAAGGTCATTTAATCATTGATATCGGTGGAGGAACAACTGATTTAGCTATTATTTCATCAAGTGATATTGTTGTTTCAAGATCAATTAAAGTTGCCGGAAATCACTTTGATGATGATATTCGTAAATACATTCGTTCAGAATATAACATTGCAATTGGGCAAAAAACAGCCGAAGATGTTAAAAAATTCATTGGTTCATTAGTTAAATACCATAACGAAAGATCAATGCAAATCTACGGACGTGATATTGTTTCAGGATTACCAAAAGAAGCAAAAATCTCTTCAGAAGAAATTAGAAATGTTTTACTAAATGCCTTTTCTAAAATTACAGATTTAGTAATTGAATTATTAGAAAATACACCACCAGAATTAGCTGGTGATATTATGAGAAATGGAATTACAGTTTGTGGGGGAGGAGCTTTAATTAGAAATATTGACAAATATTTCTTTGATATTTTCCAATTACCAACTAAAATAGCTTCAGATCCATTAAATTGTGTTATCGAAGGAACAAAAATCTTTGAAAAAACAATTAAGAAAAACATTGAAAATGGTTTGTATAATTTTCAAGAAAAAGGATTATTATCAACATTAGGTAAAAAAAGAAAATAA
- a CDS encoding putative deoxyribonuclease has translation MQGIFDTHCHLMSHEYENEETSAIIADAKISGVSWLNNVGYDLASSQAAVRHAMQYDNVFATIGFHPTDVAKYGFSDLEKLDQLLNSDKVIAVGEIGLDYFHKTVSPDLQKHWFIKQIELAKQHNLPLAIHCRDAYEDCYEILKQQKVTQGLMHCYNGTIEMAQKFLDLGFYLSFAGNITFKSAEQLREVAKMVPLNKILVETDAPYLTPDPYRGKKNYPKFIMYTVKKLAELKNMPVEEMIRITNKNARKLFNLD, from the coding sequence ATGCAAGGAATTTTTGACACACATTGTCATTTAATGTCACATGAATATGAAAATGAAGAAACATCAGCCATTATTGCTGATGCCAAAATTAGTGGCGTGTCTTGGCTTAATAATGTTGGTTATGATTTAGCTTCTAGCCAAGCAGCAGTTCGTCATGCAATGCAGTATGATAATGTTTTTGCAACAATTGGCTTTCATCCAACTGATGTTGCTAAGTATGGTTTTTCAGATTTAGAGAAATTAGATCAATTATTAAATAGTGATAAAGTAATTGCTGTTGGTGAAATTGGATTAGATTATTTTCATAAAACTGTTTCTCCAGATTTACAAAAGCATTGATTTATTAAACAAATTGAATTAGCAAAACAACATAATCTTCCACTTGCGATTCATTGCCGTGATGCTTATGAAGATTGTTATGAAATATTAAAACAACAAAAAGTAACACAAGGTTTAATGCATTGTTATAATGGGACAATTGAAATGGCTCAAAAATTTTTAGATTTAGGATTTTATCTTTCATTTGCTGGTAATATTACTTTTAAAAGTGCCGAACAATTACGTGAAGTTGCTAAAATGGTACCATTAAATAAGATTTTAGTGGAAACTGATGCACCATATTTAACTCCTGATCCATACCGTGGAAAAAAGAATTATCCTAAATTTATTATGTATACAGTTAAAAAATTAGCAGAATTAAAGAATATGCCGGTTGAAGAAATGATTCGTATTACTAATAAAAATGCACGCAAATTATTTAATCTTGATTAA